CAGCAAACCAAGAGTTAACAAGAGCAGATGACGCGATAtccttttttattaaaataaataaataaggtttATGTTCTTAGAGAAACTAACCATCCCAGACCCTTTACAGCGCTTACATGATTCAGGTCTGGTGCCAGGGGGAACACCACTTCCACCTGCAATGATCCACAGAACAATAAGTTAGCTAAAAAGTTTCCTTGCAATGCCAATTGAGCAAAAGACAACTTCATACTAGAACATTTCCACAAAAGAGAActttcaaaagaaaagaagacatTTAGAGGTGAACAAATCAGGCATACCACAGGCTTCACAAGGCACTGCAGCTTGAAATGACACCGTTTTAGCACATCCCTGAACAGCTTCCATGAAGGATAGTTCCAAAGTAACCTGAGTATTTATAAGAACAGAAATCCATGACATGAAGCAAATTCTAAAGCACAAATAAATATCAACAACAAAATTGAAGCGGAATGAAACCTTGATGTCTTGACCACCATTCTGACGGAAAATGTTGAAGATCTAATCTCCATCGGAAACAGCGCAACACCAATAACATGCACATACAATCCCAAAATGAagataaatccccaaaaaaatgaaaaagtcaGCAACTTGGGAATGTAGGAAGTATTTTAGAACATATAATATGTCTTCTATGTTCATAACATATTAGATAGCATAAGATCACTTAGAAAAGATTCCAAAAATCTTCTGAATACTAAATGGAAAGAGATAAGAAAGACTATGCGGAGTGCTGGACCACATCGGCACATCCTCATCAAGACAAGAACGGGCTCCTTACAAATACTTGACAGGATATACAAATTTCACCAGTTAAGAAAACTAGAATATACAGAATAGTTTAACGAGCAACAGAAAAATGCTAAATTAAGTACTTTCATGGTTGTTcaaaggaactaatccaagggCCCTTTTTTCTAGTTCTTCAAAATTCTGATCTCAAATTCCAAAACTCCCAAATGACAAGAATATTAACAAGCAATAAAACCTGACTATAAGGATAGAGTCATTACATTTTCATCAAATATATCTTTAAATGGATTTCTGAAATCATTTGGAAAGCCGTTGCCTTGATTCTCATATGCGTCATGGCCCATCTGTAAGAGAGTGCTTAATTACATAAGTGATAAACAAAAGTTCCTAATATAAGGAACACGGTTACATAACACAATTCTGAAGGAGGCTACACAATAAATGTACAATACAACAAGATTCACTTACTTAAAATGATCATGAAGTCAAGATTCACTTACTTAAAAAGATCATGAAGTTAATAGGTTTAATAACAGAACATGGACTATAATAGTCTATAACTGCCTCTGACattggcaaaaaaaaataaaaaattcaccaGTATCTTAGTATCTTCTCAAAGCAGAACATCTGGAACTATAACCATTTTTCGTATCCTAACCTGTAATACGTCTTCTATGTTTTTACAGTTGAAAAGAAGTCTTCTATGTTTGTTGAGAAGTACTTTGCATCTTCAGGGGGTAGACAAGCAAAAATTGCTGGAATATATGTTTGATTCCTATTGTTTGATAGTACACAGAGAATGAATTATAAGGAGTTCTCAACAATCTAAGAAAGTGTTATCCCTATCCAGTTCATTGTCAAGTAAAACTACCAAAAGCATTAACTACAAGGTTTTACAAGAAAAATACTAAGGACCCACTCCACATCATACTCAACCAGAAGCatttcataatggaacacacagAGAAGTTAATTTTGAACCAAAACATAGAGCGCATGAATAAAGAATAGAAGTAACACCTGGTCATATTCTTGACGTTTTTCCTCATCTTTCAAAACCTACAATAATAATGAAAACAAGTTCTTTTTAGTCTATTCATAAGTCAATAGTAATTAGTAAATAAAttctgaagaaaaaataaaacctcATAGGCCTTTTGAACTTCTTGAAACTTCTTTTCTGTATCAGGATCATTTTTATTAGTGTCTGGATGGAGCTTCTTTGCTAGCTGCAAAATAATTAAGGGAGATGAAGGATCAAAGAAAGATGACATTCAGAACAGAAAcaatttaaaatcaaatatgTATTCAAACTACACTACATTGTGAgtacaaattgaaaaatgactAAACTTCTAAATATGTAACTAGAACACACACTAACATTATGCATTATCATGGACGTGTAAGCCTGTTATTCCTCCTACAGCAATACTACGATCATACAAGTATTCTTAGATTCCTGGAAAACAACTCTAAATGTTAATAACAATTTTATAGTTATGGTTTTTATATCTACAGTAAAATATAACTTAATTATATTCCAACATCGCAAAGTTATGTCCAGTAGAAGTGGCATTTATTAATTCTACAAGACTTGAGTGAACATATACGTACAGTAGGCATGAAGTGTAGCAAAAACCTACCCCATAATAAGCTTTCTTTATTTCCGAGGAACTCGCATTCTTGCTCACACCAAGTGTCTCGTAGTAGTCTCTCACAGACATAGATGCTGATGCATAAAAGAGTACAAATCTCATAAATAAATTCCACATACTCCCTGTTGTATGCACTACCAAAATGAACAAATAATTGCATGATATTGCAAGAAACTACCTAACAAAGTAATGAAGTCTTTAAGctcgacctttttttttttttacacataaCATTGATACCAAAGTTTTCTCATAAAACGTGGGTTTTCAACTAAAAGTACACAACACAGACACTGAGTTTCGCGGCACGTCAGGATCAGTCAAGCCTTCAGAATGAGTAAATGAACCTTATAATTGAAATGCACACAATCGCAAAAACAAGAACATATTTACAAACATATgaacaaataaaccaaaaatgAAAGCGTATTCATGTGTCTGATACCAGTTCCATGAATTGATCTCACTGCGAACCAATCTCCCAGCAACCAACTATTTTTACACACTGCAAAAAAAAGGGACAGTAAGggggaaaagaaaaggcaacaaaAACGAGTCCATTAATGAGGGGAGAAACTTAATGCTCATTCATAAGAGTAAAATCCCATTTAAAcatgttaaaagaaaaataactaaTTAAATCCAGAGCTTCGGTTGTTTTCCCTTCGGTAAAATCCGGCAATCATGAAAGGAAACCCATTTCCCAAATtcgaaaaaacaaaataaaggagAAGTGGGTTGGTGTTTGACATACCATTATTAGTATTAGTATAATCTCCCACTAAAACTCTAGAATTGTTGCAAACCCCAGTCCTGAATGTCCTATAACCACCTCCAAACACCCTCCCGTACACCTGGAAGCACCAATTCAACATTGAGAAAGCTAATTAGCCAAAAAAGATAATAAATTTTCAGATTAACAGATTAATTAGCACAAATACAATCGAAAATGAAAAGATTGTTACAAAAAATTACGATTGAAGGGGAAAGAAAGGGATAATCGTACGGAAGATGAAGGGACGTTGGATGCAATAGAGCGACGAGCGAGCCAGTTGACGAGCCTGACGCCATTGGAGCGAACCATTTGGAGGAAGAAGCACCAAAAAAAGATCAAGTCTTTGTGTGGAGATGggatttttttgggtttttggctGGATGGATGATAAACCCTCGAGAAACCCTAGGAGGAAGGTTCTAGTAGGCAGCTGCTCAAGTTAGCAGTTTacggaggagagagaaggaagggCCTGGCCCAATTTTGTGGGAGACACTTTTCTACTTGCTTGCCAAATAAttgataaataattaattagggttttattttaaaaataataaaagtgaaatttataatttggttgcgtGCGTGCGCGTGGTAAGGATCTAACTGTGGAGATTTTTTCTAGGctaaattacattttatcatCTCAGCTTTGAGATCTATTGTAGTCttatacaatatctttaaaaaatttcattttcatacatcacgtactattttatttcaatatagtacatccgttacattttccattcaTTGGTTCGTTAAGAGCTGACGTGGCTGCTACATTTGTACCACGTGACTGCCAAATTTATGtcatgtggcaaaaaaaaattatgcattaaaaatattataatattgaccctaaaaaaataaaaataaaaacgaaaccAACCCAGAAACACATCTCACCCCCCCCCCTCCCGACCCACTCCTCTTATCAAAAAACCCACCCCCATCTCCCTCGtaacccccaccccaccccttATCGTGCGCACCCCTCACTTGGTGCTCCAAAATCGGCAATTCCACCTTCTTCGCGAATGTGTTGCACGTCATGAACAGATCCCGCCAGCTCGACCTGAGAACCGGCGATCTACATGGACTCAACACCATTTTCTTTGTAGCCAAACAAAAATTAAGCCCAaaggtgagaaaaaaaaaatgaattcaaaagttcaaattttttaCAAAAAGTTTATGAATTTATCGTGGGGTGGGTTTTCGGATGGGAGGGGAGGTAAAGAAAGTGGAGGAGCGATAGGTCTGGGGGGGGGGTTATGGGTTTCTAGGgttgtttgctttttttttttatttatattttagggtaaatattattattatattttaaatacataaaaaattattgttttgcCACGTAGCATAAATTTGGCAACCACGTCAGTACAAATGTAGATCTCATATCTACCACGTCAACACTTAACGGTTTActtaacagattttctaacggatgtatgaaattgaaataaaatgataagtaaatgtatgaaattaaaatgttttaaagatgttgtaaggaattcaAATTGATCCCAAACctgagggggtaaaatgtaatttacccttttttctttattgtttttataAATAGAAGTGATTAGCCTCTTGTTTACAATATTCGATTTAAAAATTTA
This is a stretch of genomic DNA from Malus domestica chromosome 02, GDT2T_hap1. It encodes these proteins:
- the LOC103413404 gene encoding chaperone protein dnaJ GFA2, mitochondrial, producing the protein MVRSNGVRLVNWLARRSIASNVPSSSVYGRVFGGGYRTFRTGVCNNSRVLVGDYTNTNNVCKNSWLLGDWFAVRSIHGTASMSVRDYYETLGVSKNASSSEIKKAYYGLAKKLHPDTNKNDPDTEKKFQEVQKAYEVLKDEEKRQEYDQMGHDAYENQGNGFPNDFRNPFKDIFDENIFNIFRQNGGQDIKVTLELSFMEAVQGCAKTVSFQAAVPCEACGGSGVPPGTRPESCKRCKGSGMTFMQTGPFRMQTTCSQCGGTGKTFPRLCNSCNGRRVKSGMKSVKLDIMPGVDDNETIRVFSSGGADPDGMQPGDLFVTIKVREDPVFRREGADIHVDAVLSITQAILGGTIQVPTLTGDVVLKVRAGTQPGQKVVLKKKGIKTRNSYTFGDQYVHFNVSIPTNLTQRQRELIEEFAKEEQGEYGKHAAAGAS